One genomic window of Streptomyces sp. NBC_01276 includes the following:
- a CDS encoding MFS transporter: MRKWLPLTAVCLGAFMLLVDVTIVTVALPDMAEDMNTGFAGLQWVMDVYALALAALLLGAGSLADRMGRRRVYLGGLAVFAAASLACGLATGPGALIAFRAVQGLGGAAMFATTMALLSSAYQGRDRGIAFGVWGAVNGAAAAAGPIVGGLLTEHFGWRWIFFINLPFCALAVYVTVKAVAESRNPRATGLDLPGMAAFTAGAGALTYALIRVGENGWTSAATLGLLGLAAVAFTAFVLVELRSTKPMLDLSLFRSPNFVAVMTGGMLLSGAAFSYLMYVSLWLQSAEGMGPVQAGLVLVPMSLAAFVVSAVAGRLLHAAPPRLTIAGGLLLIGAGALLQAWMTDAGDGWTALVPGLVLTGIGVGMATPQLAAVAMASVAPARAGMAGGALNTSRQLGNALGIAVLGAVFHAGLVSGLGDRPRATADVLASGGAGRLLAEAPDAARWVEAAFASGLRETFLASGVMGLAGALAVALLIRRPAADARVPAQASAPASAGSAGRASV, from the coding sequence ATGCGCAAATGGCTCCCCCTGACGGCCGTGTGCCTCGGGGCCTTCATGCTGCTGGTCGACGTCACGATCGTGACCGTCGCCCTGCCGGACATGGCCGAGGACATGAACACGGGCTTCGCCGGACTCCAGTGGGTGATGGACGTCTACGCCCTCGCCCTGGCCGCCCTGCTGCTCGGCGCGGGCTCGCTCGCCGACCGGATGGGACGCCGCCGCGTCTACCTCGGCGGGCTCGCGGTGTTCGCCGCCGCCTCCCTCGCCTGCGGTCTGGCGACCGGTCCGGGGGCCCTGATCGCCTTCCGCGCCGTCCAGGGACTCGGGGGCGCGGCGATGTTCGCCACCACCATGGCCCTCCTCAGCTCCGCCTACCAGGGCCGCGACCGCGGGATCGCCTTCGGTGTCTGGGGAGCCGTCAACGGCGCGGCGGCCGCGGCCGGGCCGATCGTCGGCGGGCTGCTGACCGAGCACTTCGGCTGGCGCTGGATCTTCTTCATCAACCTGCCCTTCTGCGCCCTGGCCGTCTACGTGACCGTCAAGGCGGTGGCCGAGTCCCGCAACCCGCGGGCCACGGGCCTGGACCTGCCGGGCATGGCCGCCTTCACGGCGGGCGCCGGGGCCCTGACCTACGCGCTGATCCGGGTCGGCGAGAACGGCTGGACCTCCGCCGCCACCCTCGGCCTGCTGGGGCTGGCCGCCGTCGCCTTCACCGCGTTCGTCCTCGTCGAACTGCGCAGCACCAAGCCGATGCTGGACCTATCGCTCTTCCGCAGCCCGAACTTCGTCGCCGTCATGACGGGCGGCATGCTGCTGTCCGGGGCCGCCTTCTCGTACCTGATGTACGTCTCCCTGTGGCTCCAGTCCGCCGAAGGCATGGGGCCGGTCCAGGCGGGTCTGGTGCTGGTGCCGATGAGCCTGGCCGCCTTCGTCGTCTCGGCGGTCGCCGGGCGGCTGCTGCACGCGGCGCCGCCGAGGCTGACCATCGCCGGCGGACTGCTGCTGATCGGCGCGGGGGCGCTGCTCCAGGCCTGGATGACGGACGCCGGCGACGGCTGGACGGCGCTGGTGCCGGGGCTGGTCCTGACCGGCATCGGCGTCGGGATGGCCACCCCTCAGCTGGCGGCCGTCGCGATGGCCTCGGTGGCGCCGGCCCGGGCCGGCATGGCGGGCGGCGCCCTGAACACGTCCCGGCAGCTGGGCAACGCCCTCGGGATCGCGGTGCTGGGCGCGGTGTTCCACGCCGGGCTGGTCTCCGGGCTCGGCGACCGGCCGCGCGCGACGGCCGACGTACTGGCCTCCGGCGGCGCGGGACGGCTGCTCGCCGAGGCCCCGGACGCGGCGCGGTGGGTGGAGGCCGCCTTCGCGAGCGGGCTGCGGGAGACGTTCCTGGCCTCGGGGGTGATGGGTCTGGCGGGCGCGCTGGCGGTGGCGCTGCTGATCCGCCGCCCGGCCGCCGACGCCCGGGTCCCGGCCCAGGCCTCCGCTCCGGCGTCGGCCGGCTCCGCCGGCCGGGCCTCCGTCTGA
- a CDS encoding Lrp/AsnC family transcriptional regulator — protein sequence MKDVELDALDRSLVQALVIDGRAPFNRIAEVLEVSDQTVVRRYRRLRTDGLVRVVGLPQGSRVGLFESWLRVQCAPDAALPVAEALARRPDIAWVTLNSGGTEIHCMTRARTRKDRDALLLEKLPRTRRVTGISAHTILRKFFGGPDAWPGVDVLRPDQIAALERPPVEPGPQRYVLDETELALLSVLGRDGRAGYPDLARATGLSESTARRRVERLRDLGAIFFDVEFVPSLFGNEAEATLVLTVPPARLAEVGDALAGHREVAFAAAVTGAASLMAVVVCRDTDALYTYLTERIGAVDGVGQVEVIPILRSVKRAGMLVEDGQRLVDPPPAP from the coding sequence ATGAAGGATGTGGAGCTGGACGCCCTCGACCGGTCCCTGGTGCAGGCCCTCGTGATCGACGGCCGGGCCCCCTTCAACCGGATCGCGGAGGTGCTGGAGGTCTCCGACCAGACGGTCGTACGCCGCTACCGCCGCCTGCGGACCGACGGCCTGGTCCGGGTCGTCGGGCTGCCGCAGGGCAGCCGCGTCGGCCTGTTCGAGTCCTGGTTGCGGGTGCAGTGCGCCCCCGATGCCGCGCTCCCGGTGGCGGAGGCGCTCGCCCGCCGTCCGGACATCGCCTGGGTGACCCTGAACTCGGGCGGTACGGAGATCCACTGCATGACCCGGGCCCGGACCCGCAAGGACCGGGACGCCCTGCTGCTGGAGAAGCTGCCGCGCACCCGCCGGGTGACCGGCATCAGCGCCCACACCATCCTGCGGAAGTTCTTCGGCGGGCCCGACGCGTGGCCGGGCGTGGACGTGCTGCGGCCCGACCAGATCGCCGCGCTGGAACGTCCCCCCGTCGAGCCCGGTCCGCAGCGGTACGTCCTGGACGAGACGGAGCTGGCGCTGCTCTCGGTGCTGGGCCGGGACGGCCGCGCCGGGTATCCGGACCTGGCCCGCGCCACCGGCCTGTCGGAATCGACCGCCCGGCGGCGGGTGGAGCGGCTGCGCGATCTGGGGGCGATCTTCTTCGACGTGGAGTTCGTCCCGTCGCTCTTCGGCAACGAGGCGGAGGCCACCTTGGTGCTGACCGTCCCCCCGGCCCGGCTGGCGGAGGTGGGCGACGCGCTGGCGGGCCACCGGGAGGTGGCGTTCGCCGCGGCCGTGACGGGGGCGGCCTCCCTGATGGCCGTGGTGGTGTGCCGGGACACCGACGCGCTCTACACGTACCTGACCGAGCGGATCGGCGCCGTGGACGGCGTCGGCCAGGTGGAGGTGATCCCGATCCTGCGCAGCGTGAAGCGGGCCGGGATGCTGGTGGAGGACGGGCAGCGGCTGGTGGACCCGCCGCCCGCCCCCTGA
- the glgP gene encoding alpha-glucan family phosphorylase: MKAIRRFTVRPVLPEPLMPLAELARNLRWSWHTETRELFQSVDPEGWQAAGGDPVRLLGSVPAARLEELAADRRFLRRLAVAVADLDDYVHGGRWYQSQENTAELPAAIAYFSPEFGITAALPQYSGGLGILAGDHLKAASDLGVPVIGVGLLYRHGYFRQSLSRDGWQQEHYPVLDPHELPLTLLRHEDTTPARVSLTLPGGRSLHAHIWQARVGRVPLLLLDSDVEDNDAAAREVTDRLYGGGSDHRLLQEMLLGIGGVRAVRTYCGITGHAAPEVFHTNEGHAGFLGLERIRELEGEQGLGFDAAVEAVRAGTVFTTHTPVPAGIDRFERSLLARHFGEGGELPSVPVDRILELGAETFPGGDPGVFNMAVMGLRLAQRANGVSTLHGAVSRGMFAGLWPGFDAADVPIASVTNGVHAPTWVAPEVMRLGARQIGPGRTEDALAVGGSPRWDAVAQIADQDVWDVRRALREQLVQEVRDRLRASWKQRGAADAELGWVDSVLDPDVLTIGFARRVPSYKRLTLMLRDPERLRRLLLDPDRPVQIVVAGKAHPADDGGKRLVQELVRFSDDPRVRHRIVFLPDYGMAMAQKLYPGCDVWLNNPLRPLEACGTSGMKAALNGCLNLSVLDGWWDEWFEPDFGWAIPTADGLGTDEDRRDDLEAGALYELIESRVAPRFYDRNGRTGLPVRWIEMVRRTLVSLGPKVLAGRMVREYVERLYAPAALSHRALDPAAARDLAWWKGRVRAAWPRVAVEHVEAVAAAPVGGTAELGATLTLRVRVALDSLAPDDVEVQAVAGRVDAQDVIRDARTFPLKPAAGPDLEGRWVYEGPLALDRTGPFGYTVRVLPSHPLLATAAELGLVAAPVDAEPMGGVVLR, translated from the coding sequence GTGAAGGCCATCCGTCGATTCACCGTGCGCCCCGTCCTCCCCGAACCCCTGATGCCGCTCGCCGAACTCGCGCGCAACCTGCGCTGGTCGTGGCATACGGAAACCCGCGAACTCTTTCAATCCGTCGATCCCGAGGGCTGGCAGGCCGCCGGCGGCGACCCCGTCCGGCTGCTCGGGTCCGTGCCCGCCGCCCGGCTGGAGGAACTCGCCGCCGACCGGCGGTTCCTGCGGCGGCTCGCCGTCGCCGTGGCCGACCTCGACGACTACGTCCACGGCGGGAGGTGGTACCAGAGCCAGGAGAACACCGCCGAGCTCCCCGCCGCCATCGCCTACTTCTCCCCCGAGTTCGGGATCACCGCAGCGCTGCCGCAGTACTCGGGCGGCCTCGGGATCCTGGCCGGCGACCACCTGAAGGCCGCCAGCGACCTCGGCGTCCCCGTCATCGGTGTCGGGCTGCTGTACCGGCACGGCTACTTCCGCCAGTCCCTCTCCCGCGACGGCTGGCAGCAGGAGCACTATCCCGTCCTCGACCCCCACGAACTGCCCCTGACCCTGCTGCGCCACGAGGACACGACTCCCGCCCGGGTGTCGCTCACCCTGCCGGGCGGGCGGTCGTTGCACGCGCACATCTGGCAGGCCCGCGTCGGGCGGGTGCCGCTGCTGCTGCTCGACTCCGACGTCGAGGACAACGACGCCGCCGCCCGCGAGGTGACCGACCGGCTCTACGGCGGCGGCAGCGACCACCGCCTGCTCCAGGAGATGCTGCTCGGCATCGGCGGCGTCCGCGCCGTGCGCACCTACTGCGGGATCACCGGGCACGCCGCCCCGGAGGTCTTCCACACCAACGAGGGCCACGCCGGCTTCCTGGGCCTGGAGCGCATAAGGGAACTGGAAGGGGAGCAGGGGCTCGGCTTCGACGCCGCCGTCGAGGCGGTGCGCGCCGGGACCGTGTTCACCACGCACACCCCCGTGCCTGCGGGCATCGACCGCTTCGAGCGCTCCCTGCTCGCCCGGCACTTCGGCGAGGGCGGCGAGCTGCCCTCCGTACCGGTCGACCGGATCCTGGAGCTCGGGGCCGAGACCTTCCCGGGCGGCGACCCGGGGGTGTTCAACATGGCCGTCATGGGGCTGCGCCTGGCCCAGCGCGCCAACGGGGTCTCCACCCTCCACGGGGCGGTCAGCCGCGGCATGTTCGCCGGGCTCTGGCCTGGCTTCGACGCGGCCGACGTGCCCATCGCGTCCGTCACGAACGGGGTGCACGCCCCGACCTGGGTCGCCCCCGAGGTGATGCGGCTCGGCGCCCGCCAGATCGGGCCCGGCCGCACCGAGGACGCCCTCGCGGTCGGCGGTTCGCCGCGCTGGGACGCGGTCGCGCAGATCGCGGACCAGGACGTGTGGGACGTACGCCGGGCGCTGCGCGAGCAACTGGTGCAGGAGGTGCGCGACCGGCTGCGGGCCTCGTGGAAGCAGCGCGGGGCCGCCGACGCCGAACTGGGCTGGGTGGACTCCGTCCTCGACCCGGACGTGCTGACCATCGGGTTCGCCCGCCGGGTGCCCTCGTACAAACGGCTCACGCTGATGCTCCGCGATCCCGAGCGGCTGCGCCGGCTGCTCCTGGACCCGGACCGGCCCGTTCAGATCGTCGTCGCGGGCAAGGCGCACCCGGCCGATGACGGCGGGAAGCGGCTGGTGCAGGAACTGGTGCGCTTCTCCGACGACCCGCGGGTGCGCCACCGGATCGTGTTCCTGCCCGACTACGGCATGGCCATGGCCCAGAAGCTCTACCCGGGCTGCGACGTCTGGCTGAACAACCCGCTGCGGCCGCTGGAGGCCTGCGGCACCAGCGGGATGAAGGCGGCCCTCAACGGGTGCCTCAACCTCTCCGTCCTCGACGGATGGTGGGACGAGTGGTTCGAGCCCGACTTCGGCTGGGCGATCCCCACCGCCGACGGCCTCGGCACCGACGAGGACCGGCGCGACGACCTGGAGGCGGGCGCCCTCTACGAGTTGATCGAGAGCCGCGTCGCACCCCGGTTCTACGACCGCAACGGGCGGACCGGGCTGCCCGTGCGGTGGATCGAGATGGTCCGCCGCACCCTGGTGTCCCTGGGGCCGAAGGTGCTCGCAGGGCGGATGGTGCGGGAGTACGTGGAGCGGCTCTACGCCCCCGCCGCCCTCTCCCACCGGGCCCTGGACCCCGCCGCCGCGCGGGACCTCGCCTGGTGGAAGGGGCGCGTCCGGGCGGCCTGGCCGCGGGTGGCGGTCGAGCACGTGGAGGCGGTCGCCGCGGCGCCCGTCGGGGGCACCGCCGAGCTGGGCGCCACCCTCACCCTGCGGGTCCGGGTGGCGCTGGACTCGCTGGCACCCGATGACGTGGAGGTGCAGGCCGTCGCGGGCCGGGTCGACGCGCAGGACGTGATCCGGGACGCGCGGACCTTCCCGCTCAAGCCCGCAGCCGGCCCGGACCTGGAGGGCCGTTGGGTCTACGAGGGCCCGCTCGCCCTCGACCGCACGGGGCCCTTCGGCTACACCGTGCGGGTCCTGCCGAGCCACCCGCTGCTGGCGACGGCGGCCGAACTGGGACTGGTCGCCGCCCCGGTGGACGCCGAACCGATGGGCGGTGTGGTGCTGCGCTGA
- a CDS encoding GNAT family N-acetyltransferase has product MYSEISPVPPATRAPQPVFALPCGMELRPWREADAPVLVEAYGDPGIRHWNRPEPESPESAVARVRRWGLRWEAGEAAVWALADPGPAPAVGLVGLGDIDVSGGSAEFLYWLLPRGRGRGATVQGVRAVSRWAFDGLGLHRLRICHSVANPASCAVAVRAGFPLEGTMRGALHHADGWHDEHLHARLATDPETA; this is encoded by the coding sequence TTGTACAGCGAGATATCCCCCGTCCCACCCGCCACCAGGGCCCCACAGCCGGTGTTCGCTCTGCCCTGCGGGATGGAGCTGCGGCCCTGGCGGGAGGCGGACGCCCCGGTCCTCGTGGAGGCTTACGGGGACCCCGGCATCCGGCACTGGAACCGGCCCGAACCGGAGTCCCCGGAGTCGGCCGTCGCCCGCGTCCGGCGGTGGGGTCTGCGCTGGGAGGCGGGGGAGGCCGCGGTGTGGGCGCTGGCCGACCCGGGACCGGCCCCGGCCGTCGGGCTCGTCGGCCTCGGCGACATCGATGTGAGCGGCGGCAGCGCGGAGTTCCTGTACTGGCTGCTGCCCCGCGGGCGCGGGCGCGGCGCGACGGTGCAGGGCGTACGGGCCGTCTCCCGATGGGCCTTCGACGGCCTCGGCCTGCACCGGCTGCGGATCTGCCACTCGGTGGCCAACCCGGCCTCCTGCGCCGTCGCCGTCCGGGCGGGCTTCCCCCTGGAGGGCACGATGCGCGGCGCCCTCCACCACGCGGACGGCTGGCACGACGAGCACCTGCACGCCCGGCTGGCGACGGACCCGGAGACGGCGTAG
- a CDS encoding maltotransferase domain-containing protein: MIGRIPVLDVRPAVDCGARPAKAVVDEVFEISATVFREGHDAVAAHVVLRDPSGRLRPPVPLNELAPGTDRWGARVSAEIEGRWTYTVEAWSDPVATWRAHAAIKIPAGLDTGLTLLEGAELYTRAAAKIPKRDGREAVLAAADAMRDEDRPAERRYAAALAPAVDAALAKRPYRELVTAAKALPLQVERKRALFGSWYEMFPRSEGAVVEPGEAPVSGTFRTAAERLPAIAAMGFDVVYLPPVHPIGSTYRKGPNNTLSAGSWDPGVPWAIGSTEGGHDAVHPELGTIEDFDAFVARARELRMEIALDFALQCSPDHPWVEKHPEWFRHRADGTIAYAENPPKKYQDIYPIHFDADMAGIVAETVRILRHWMEHGVRIFRVDNPHTKPVVFWQKVIADINKSDPDVIFLAEAFTRPAMMRALAAVGFQQSYTYFTWRNTKAELTEYLTELSGTRSASVMRPNFFVNTPDILHEYLQKGGRPAFEVRAVLAATLSPTWGVYAGYELCENEPVREGSEEYRDSEKYELRPRDWAAAEREGRTIAPLITTLNRLRRRNPALQQLRDIHFHTTDNEQVIAFSKHAGANSVLVVVNLDPHHTQEATVSLDMPVLGLDWHGSLAVRDELTGETYHWGRANYVRLEPGRTPAHVLAALRPSPPTGGSPTT; encoded by the coding sequence ATGATCGGTCGCATTCCCGTGCTGGACGTCCGCCCTGCCGTCGACTGCGGCGCCAGACCCGCCAAGGCGGTCGTGGACGAGGTCTTCGAAATCTCCGCCACCGTGTTCCGCGAGGGCCACGACGCCGTTGCCGCGCACGTCGTCCTGCGCGATCCCAGCGGGCGACTGCGCCCGCCCGTCCCCCTGAACGAGCTGGCCCCCGGCACCGACCGGTGGGGGGCCCGGGTGTCCGCCGAGATCGAGGGGAGGTGGACCTACACCGTCGAGGCGTGGAGCGATCCGGTCGCCACCTGGCGCGCCCACGCCGCCATCAAGATCCCGGCGGGCCTCGACACCGGACTGACCCTGCTCGAAGGCGCGGAGCTGTACACCCGCGCCGCGGCCAAGATCCCCAAGCGCGACGGCCGCGAGGCCGTACTGGCGGCGGCCGACGCGATGCGCGACGAGGACCGGCCGGCGGAGCGGCGCTACGCGGCCGCGCTCGCCCCGGCGGTCGACGCGGCGCTCGCGAAGCGCCCGTACCGCGAGCTGGTCACCGCGGCCAAGGCGCTGCCCCTGCAGGTCGAACGGAAGCGGGCCCTCTTCGGTTCCTGGTACGAGATGTTCCCGCGCTCGGAGGGCGCGGTGGTCGAGCCGGGCGAGGCTCCGGTCAGCGGCACCTTCCGGACGGCCGCCGAGCGGCTGCCGGCCATCGCCGCCATGGGCTTCGACGTGGTCTACCTGCCCCCCGTCCACCCCATCGGGTCCACCTATCGCAAGGGCCCGAACAACACGCTGTCGGCGGGGAGTTGGGACCCGGGCGTGCCGTGGGCGATCGGCTCCACGGAGGGCGGGCACGACGCCGTCCACCCCGAGCTCGGCACCATCGAGGACTTCGACGCCTTCGTCGCGCGCGCCCGCGAGCTGCGCATGGAGATCGCGCTCGACTTCGCCCTCCAGTGCTCCCCGGACCACCCGTGGGTGGAGAAGCACCCGGAGTGGTTCCGCCACCGCGCGGACGGGACGATCGCCTACGCCGAGAACCCGCCGAAGAAGTACCAGGACATCTACCCGATCCACTTCGACGCCGACATGGCCGGCATCGTCGCGGAGACGGTCCGGATCCTGCGGCACTGGATGGAGCACGGCGTCCGGATCTTCCGTGTGGACAATCCGCACACCAAGCCGGTCGTGTTCTGGCAGAAGGTGATCGCGGACATCAACAAGTCCGACCCCGACGTGATCTTCCTGGCGGAGGCCTTCACCCGGCCCGCCATGATGCGCGCGCTCGCGGCGGTGGGCTTCCAACAGTCGTACACGTATTTCACCTGGCGCAACACCAAGGCGGAGCTGACCGAATACCTGACGGAGCTGTCCGGCACGCGTTCGGCCTCCGTGATGCGGCCGAACTTCTTCGTGAACACGCCCGACATCCTGCACGAGTACCTGCAGAAGGGCGGTCGGCCGGCCTTCGAGGTCCGGGCGGTCCTCGCCGCCACCCTCTCCCCCACCTGGGGCGTCTACGCCGGCTACGAGCTCTGCGAGAACGAGCCGGTGCGCGAGGGCAGCGAGGAGTACCGCGACTCCGAGAAGTACGAGCTGAGGCCCCGCGACTGGGCCGCCGCCGAACGCGAGGGCCGCACCATCGCCCCGCTGATCACCACCCTGAACCGGCTGCGGCGGCGCAACCCCGCCCTCCAGCAATTGCGCGACATCCACTTCCACACGACCGACAACGAACAGGTGATCGCCTTTTCGAAGCATGCCGGAGCCAATTCCGTACTGGTGGTCGTCAACCTCGATCCGCACCACACCCAGGAGGCGACGGTCTCGTTGGACATGCCGGTACTCGGCCTCGACTGGCACGGGTCCCTCGCGGTGCGCGACGAGCTCACCGGCGAGACCTACCACTGGGGCAGGGCGAACTACGTGCGCCTGGAACCGGGCCGCACGCCCGCGCACGTACTGGCCGCCCTGCGACCGTCCCCGCCCACCGGAGGGTCACCCACCACATGA
- the treS gene encoding maltose alpha-D-glucosyltransferase: MMINDPVHDTFEDTPAKDRDPDWFKRAVFYEVLVRSFHDSNGDGVGDLKGLTAKLDYLQWLGVDCLWLPPFFASPLRDGGYDVSDYTSVLPEFGDLADFVEFVDAAHTRGMRVIIDFVMNHTSDQHEWFQQSRKAPDGPYGDYYMWADNDKQYQDARIIFVDTETSNWTYDPVRKQYYWHRFFSHQPDLNYENPAVVEEIVSALRFWLDLGIDGFRLDAVPYLYAEEGTNCENLPRTHRLLKRVRAEIDAHYPDTVLLAEANQWPEDVVDYFGDYAKGGDECHMAFHFPVMPRIFMAVRRESRYPVSEILAKTPAIPDRCQWGIFLRNHDELTLEMVTDEERDYMYAEYAKDPRMRANIGIRRRLAPLLDNDRNQMELFTALLLSLPGSPVLYYGDEIGMGDNIWLGDRDGVRTPMQWTPDRNAGFSSCDPGRLNLPVIMDPVHGYQVTNVEAAMASPSSLLHWTRRLIEIRKANPAFGLGSYTELPSSNPAVLAFLREYGDDLVLCVHNFSRFAQPTELDLRSFNGRVPVELTGDVRFPPIGEWPYLLTLAGHGFYWFRLRSDQRAD, from the coding sequence ATGATGATCAACGATCCCGTCCACGACACCTTCGAGGACACCCCCGCCAAGGACCGCGATCCCGACTGGTTCAAGCGGGCGGTCTTCTACGAGGTGCTCGTCCGCTCCTTCCACGACAGCAACGGCGACGGCGTGGGTGACCTCAAGGGGCTCACCGCGAAGCTGGACTACCTCCAGTGGCTCGGCGTCGACTGCCTGTGGCTGCCGCCGTTCTTCGCCTCGCCCCTGCGCGACGGGGGTTACGACGTCTCCGACTACACGTCCGTGCTGCCCGAGTTCGGCGACCTCGCCGACTTCGTGGAGTTCGTGGACGCGGCCCACACCCGCGGCATGCGGGTGATCATCGACTTCGTCATGAACCACACGAGCGACCAGCACGAGTGGTTCCAGCAGTCGCGCAAGGCCCCGGACGGACCGTACGGCGACTACTACATGTGGGCCGACAACGACAAGCAGTACCAGGACGCCCGCATCATCTTCGTCGACACCGAAACCTCGAACTGGACGTACGACCCCGTACGCAAGCAGTACTACTGGCACCGCTTCTTCTCGCACCAGCCGGACCTCAACTACGAGAACCCGGCGGTGGTGGAGGAGATCGTCTCCGCCCTGCGCTTCTGGCTGGACCTCGGCATCGACGGCTTCCGCCTCGACGCCGTGCCCTACCTGTACGCCGAGGAGGGCACCAACTGCGAGAACCTGCCGCGCACCCACCGGCTCCTCAAGCGGGTCCGGGCGGAGATCGACGCGCACTACCCGGACACGGTGCTGCTCGCCGAGGCCAACCAGTGGCCCGAGGACGTGGTCGACTACTTCGGCGACTACGCGAAGGGCGGGGACGAATGCCACATGGCGTTCCACTTCCCCGTCATGCCGCGCATCTTCATGGCGGTCCGAAGAGAGTCCCGCTACCCCGTCTCCGAAATCCTGGCCAAGACCCCGGCGATCCCGGACCGCTGCCAGTGGGGCATCTTCCTGCGCAACCACGACGAGCTCACCCTCGAAATGGTCACGGACGAAGAGCGCGACTACATGTACGCCGAGTACGCCAAGGACCCGCGGATGCGGGCCAACATCGGCATCCGGCGCCGGCTCGCCCCGCTCCTTGACAACGACCGCAACCAGATGGAGCTGTTCACGGCCCTGCTGCTGTCGCTGCCCGGCTCGCCGGTGCTCTACTACGGCGACGAGATCGGCATGGGCGACAACATCTGGCTCGGCGACCGCGACGGGGTCCGCACCCCGATGCAGTGGACCCCGGACCGCAACGCCGGTTTCTCCTCCTGCGATCCGGGCAGGCTGAACCTGCCGGTCATCATGGACCCGGTCCACGGGTACCAGGTCACCAATGTCGAGGCGGCCATGGCGTCGCCCTCCTCACTGCTGCACTGGACCCGGCGGCTGATCGAGATCCGCAAGGCGAACCCGGCCTTCGGACTCGGCTCGTACACCGAACTGCCGTCGTCGAACCCGGCGGTGCTCGCGTTCCTGCGCGAGTACGGGGACGACCTGGTGCTGTGCGTGCACAACTTCTCGCGCTTCGCGCAGCCCACCGAGCTCGATCTGCGGTCGTTCAACGGGCGGGTCCCGGTGGAGCTCACGGGTGACGTGCGCTTCCCGCCGATCGGTGAGTGGCCGTACCTGCTGACCCTGGCGGGCCACGGCTTCTACTGGTTCCGCCTGCGGAGCGACCAGCGCGCCGACTGA
- a CDS encoding phosphotransferase: MSEAASARSRLTADRAAGIAPLEPMLRAWLPAQRWFAGKGRAISRLRAVSAAELLPPGSTPGLLHLLLDVDGDCYQLLLGIRPSPLPPALGPALIGHVESGPYTGRTVYEALGDPRLASMLLERLRSPGALGPLRFDRDPGAPVPAGLTPRPLSGEQTNSSLIYGDSYILKVFRRVGPGVNPDLELPRALAAAGCARVPAPVAWYEAELPGGEPLTLGVLQPYLRGSDDGWQLALRRLGAGADFTAEAHALGRATAEVHSALAAALPTLALGPEQTARLAAGMTARLAATVREVPALQPYEAGLRGAFDALAASRGAGVPAQRIHGDLHLGQTLRTADGSWALIDFEGEPARPLADRRRPEPAVRDIAGILRSFDYAARSHRPFAPAWADACRSAFCEGYARTTGRDPREDPVLLRAYETDKAVYEARYESRHRPDWLHVPMAAIRRLSEPQRPAHRMPPPVTPGTTPHPHPKPPRRPLA, encoded by the coding sequence ATGTCGGAGGCTGCATCCGCCCGGAGCCGGCTGACGGCCGACCGGGCCGCCGGGATCGCCCCGCTGGAACCGATGCTGCGGGCCTGGCTGCCCGCCCAGCGCTGGTTCGCGGGCAAGGGCCGCGCCATCAGCAGGCTCAGGGCCGTCTCCGCGGCCGAACTGCTGCCGCCGGGATCCACCCCCGGCCTGCTGCACCTGCTCCTCGACGTGGACGGGGACTGCTACCAACTCCTGCTCGGGATCCGCCCGTCACCCCTGCCGCCCGCCCTCGGCCCCGCCCTGATCGGGCACGTCGAGTCCGGGCCGTACACCGGCCGCACGGTCTACGAGGCGCTGGGCGACCCCCGGCTCGCCTCGATGCTGCTGGAGCGGCTGCGCTCCCCCGGCGCCCTGGGGCCGCTGCGCTTCGACCGGGACCCCGGGGCCCCGGTCCCGGCCGGGCTCACCCCCCGGCCGCTGTCCGGCGAGCAGACCAACTCCTCGCTGATCTACGGGGATTCGTACATCCTGAAGGTGTTCCGCCGGGTCGGCCCCGGGGTCAACCCCGACCTGGAGCTGCCCAGAGCGCTGGCCGCCGCCGGCTGCGCCCGGGTGCCCGCGCCCGTCGCCTGGTACGAGGCCGAACTGCCCGGTGGAGAACCGTTGACCCTGGGCGTCCTCCAGCCCTACCTGCGCGGCTCCGACGACGGCTGGCAGCTGGCGCTGCGCCGGCTCGGCGCCGGGGCCGACTTCACGGCCGAGGCGCACGCGCTGGGCCGGGCCACCGCCGAGGTGCACAGCGCCCTCGCCGCCGCCCTGCCCACCCTGGCGCTCGGCCCCGAGCAGACGGCCCGGCTCGCCGCCGGGATGACCGCACGGCTCGCCGCCACCGTCCGCGAGGTACCCGCCCTCCAGCCCTACGAGGCCGGGCTGCGCGGGGCCTTCGACGCGCTGGCCGCCTCCCGGGGCGCCGGGGTACCCGCCCAGCGCATCCACGGCGACCTGCACCTGGGACAGACCCTGCGCACCGCCGACGGCAGCTGGGCGCTGATCGACTTCGAGGGGGAGCCCGCGCGGCCGCTGGCCGACCGGCGCCGGCCCGAACCGGCCGTGCGCGACATCGCCGGGATACTGCGCTCCTTCGACTACGCCGCCCGCTCGCACCGGCCGTTCGCCCCCGCCTGGGCGGACGCCTGCCGGTCCGCGTTCTGCGAGGGCTACGCCCGCACCACCGGCCGCGACCCCCGCGAGGACCCGGTGCTGCTGCGCGCGTACGAGACCGACAAGGCGGTGTACGAGGCCCGCTACGAGTCCCGGCACCGCCCCGACTGGCTGCACGTCCCGATGGCGGCGATCCGCCGGCTGTCGGAACCCCAGCGACCCGCCCACCGCATGCCCCCGCCGGTCACCCCCGGCACCACTCCCCACCCCCACCCGAAGCCCCCGAGGAGGCCGCTCGCGTGA